The following coding sequences lie in one Danio rerio strain Tuebingen ecotype United States chromosome 3, GRCz12tu, whole genome shotgun sequence genomic window:
- the traf7 gene encoding E3 ubiquitin-protein ligase TRAF7, whose amino-acid sequence MDAGFGSTFPAVPQVAKAETNYKQHRRTPSTSSTLTYSTRDDDDGMPPISTPRRSDSAISVRSLHSESNMSLRSTFSLHEEEEDTEPQVFAEQPSVKLCCQLCCSVFKDPVITTCGHTFCRRCALTSEKCPVDNSKLTVVVNNIAVAEQIGELFIHCKYGCRPAASGKSGAYEVDPLGCPFTIKLSTRKDHEVSCDYRPVRCPNNPNCPPLLTMNLEAHLKECEHIKCPHSKYGCTFIGNQDTYETHLEVCKFEGLKEFLQQTDDRFHEMQVTLAQKDQDISFLRSMLGKLSEKLDQLEKNLELKFDVLDENQSKLSEDLMEFRRDASMLNDELSHINARLNMGILGSYDPQQIFKCKGTFVGHQGPVWCLCVYSTGDLLFSGSSDKSIKVWDTCTTYKCQKTLEGHDGIVLALCIQGNKLYSGSADCTIIVWDIQTLQKVNTIRAHDNPVCTLVSSHNMLFSGSLKAIKVWDIVGTELKLKKELTGLNHWVRALVASQNHLYSGSYQTIKIWDIRSLECVHVLQTSGGSVYSIAVTNHHIVCGTYENLIHVWDIESKEQVRTLTGHVGTVYALAVISTPDQTKVFSASYDRSLRVWSMDNMICTQTLLRHQGSVTALAVSRGRLFSGAVDSTVKVWTC is encoded by the exons ATGGATGCTGGTTTTGGATCCACGTTTCCAGCAGTCCCACAAGTAGCAAAAG CGGAAACTAATTACAAGCAGCATCGTAGGACCCCTTCAACCTCCAGCACTCTGACCTACTCCACTCGTGACGACGACGATGGCATG CCACCCATCAGTACCCCTCGCCGCTCAGACTCTGCCATCTCCGTTCGTTCGCTGCATTCTGAATCCAACATGTCACTACGCTCCACCTTCTCCTTGCACGAGGAAGAGGAAGACACG GAGCCGCAGGTGTTTGCGGAGCAGCCCTCAGTAAAGCTTTGTTGCCAGCTGTGCTGCAGTGTGTTCAAGGACCCGGTCATCACCACCTGTGGA CACACATTCTGCAGGCGATGTGCCTTGACCTCAG AGAAATGCCCGGTGGACAATTCGAAGCTCACAGTGGTAGTGAATAACATAGCTGTGGCTGAGCAAATCGGAGAGCTTTTCATCCACTGCAAGTACGGCTGTCGTCCAGCTGCCTCGGGCAAGTCTGGTGCCTATGAGGTTGACCCACTTGGCTGTCCTTTTACCATCAAGCTCAGCACCAGAAA AGATCATGAAGTAAGCTGTGACTACAGACCCGTTCGCTGTCCCAACAACCCCAACTGCCCTCCATTGCTCACTATGAACTTAGAGGCCCATCTGAAAGAATGTGAACACATCAAGTGCCCTCATTCTAAATATGG TTGCACCTTCATCGGGAATCAGGACACATACGAGACTCACCTGGAGGTTTGTAAGTTTGAGGGACTAAAGGAGTTTCTCCAGCAGACGGATGACAGATTCCATGAGATGCAGGTGACACTGGCGCAGAAGGACCAGGACATTTCGTTCCTGCGCTCAATGCTTGGTAAACTCTCAGAGAAGCTGGACCAGCTGGAGAAAAACTTGGAACTCAAGTTCG ATGTGCTGGATGAGAATCAGAGCAAGCTCAGTGAAGATCTGATGGAGTTCAGGCGAGATGCTTCCATGCTAAAC GATGAACTGTCTCACATCAATGCCAGGCTCAATATGGGCATACTGGGCT CCTACGACCCCCAGCAGATCTTCAAATGTAAGGGTACTTTTGTGGGCCATCAGGGTCCGGTGTGGTGCCTGTGTGTTTATTCGACAGGCGATCTACTTTTTAGTGGGTCATCAGACAAATCCATCAAG GTTTGGGACACGTGCACCACATACAAATGCCAGAAGACTCTCGAAGGCCATGATGGCATAGTGTTGGCATTGTGCATTCAGGG GAACAAGCTGTATAGTGGCTCAGCTGATTGTACAATCATT GTTTGGGATATCCAGACCCTTCAGAAAGTGAACACCATCCGGGCACACGATAACCCTGTGTGCACTCTAGTGTCCTCACACAACATGCTCTTCAGCGGCTCTCTCAAAGCCATTAAG GTGTGGGATATTGTTGGCACAGAGCTGAAGCTAAAGAAGGAGCTGACTGGTTTAAATCACTGGGTTCGAGCTTTGGTTGCTTCTCAGAATCATCTTTACAGTGGATCTTATCAAACCATAAAG ATCTGGGACATCCGTTCTTTGGAGTGTGTCCATGTGCTCCAGACCTCTGGAGGCAGTGTGTACTCCATTGCAGTCACCAACCACCATATAGTTTGTGGCACCTATGAAAACCTCATTCAT GTTTGGGACATTGAGTCCAAGGAGCAGGTTAGGACACTGACAGGCCATGTGGGCACAGTGTATGCCCTTGCTGTCATCTCCACACCCGATCAGACCAAAGTGTTCAGTGCCTCCTATGACCGCTCTCTTAGG GTGTGGAGTATGGACAACATGATCTGCACTCAGACTCTGCTGCGGCACCAGGGCAGTGTCACAGCCCTCGCTGTGTCCAGGGGAAGACTGTTCTCCGGAGCAGTAGACAGCACAGTAAAG GTGTGGACGTGCTAA